The Nostoc sp. PCC 7524 nucleotide sequence GTCTTCCCAATCCCCAATCTCACGAATAGGGAACACCAAAAAATAAATTATTCCCAATTGACGGTTAGTAGGGTGCGTCAGTATGAATAATTTCTTGGTACAGGTAGGTTTTCTCGCACTGACGCACCCTTGTATATTGTTTGATCTGGAAATCCCATAAACTTAATTCTGCACAACTGCTTATGAACGAAACCACCCATCCACCTCATAAAATTATCGGTGTAGCCGTTATTTGGAACGATCAGCAGCAAATTTTAATTGATCGCCGTCGTCAGCAAGGAGTAATGGGCGGTTTATGGGAATTTCCTGGTGGTAAAATCGAGCCTGGCGAAACTGTTGAAGAATGTATTAAAAGGGAAATTTACGAAGAACTAGGAATAGCGATCGCAGTTAAAGATCATCTCATCACTATCGATCACACCTATACTCATTTGCGTGTCACTTTAACAGTGCATCACTGTCGCCTAATTGAAGGTACTCCCCAACC carries:
- the mutT gene encoding 8-oxo-dGTP diphosphatase MutT — encoded protein: MNETTHPPHKIIGVAVIWNDQQQILIDRRRQQGVMGGLWEFPGGKIEPGETVEECIKREIYEELGIAIAVKDHLITIDHTYTHLRVTLTVHHCRLIEGTPQPLECDEVRWVTLDELEQFAFPEANTEIIVALKGSRE